The Tachyglossus aculeatus isolate mTacAcu1 chromosome 22, mTacAcu1.pri, whole genome shotgun sequence genome window below encodes:
- the TRPT1 gene encoding tRNA 2'-phosphotransferase 1, producing MAGVPEPARRGGRRAQRPREQDRDVRLSKALSYALRHGAVKLGLPMGTDGFVPLDSLLQLPQFRDFTPEDVHRVVETNEKRRFALKPGPLGSGPLIRANQGHSLQVADLELTPLSGPRDLPPVLVHGTYRRHWPSIRQRGLSRGKRTHIHLAPGLPGDPHVLSGMRQDCEVAVFVDGPSAMADGIQFFLSANGVILTPGDAHGFLPPKYFKEAVQLGSHRQKLPLLDGSEPR from the exons GACCGGGATGTCCGGCTTTCCAAGGCCCTCTCTTACGCCCTGCGCCACGGAGCTGTCAAACTGGGGTTGCCCATGGGCACCG ATGGCTTTGTGCCCCTGGACTCCCTCCTGCAGCTGCCCCAGTTCCGAGACTTCACCCCCGAGGACGTGCACCGGGTGGTGGAGACCAACGAGAAGCGGCGGTTCGCTCTGAAGCCCGGCCCGCTGGGCTCCGGCCCGCTCATCCGCGCCAACCAGGGCCACTCCCTGCAG GTGGCCGACTTGGAGCTGACCCCCTTGAGCGGGCCGCGGGACCTGCCCCCCGTGCTGGTCCACGGGACCTACCGGCGCCACTGGCCGTCCATCCGGCAGCGGGGCCTGTCGCGCGGCAAGAGGACCCATATCCACCTGGCACCTGGGCTGCCCGGAGACCCCCACGTCCTCAGCG GCATGAGGCAAGACTGCGAGGTGGCCGTGTTTGTTGACGGGCCCTCGGCGATGGCAG ATGgaatccagttcttcctctcAGCCAATGGGGTGATCCTGACCCCGGGGGATGCCCACGGTTTCCTGCCCCCAAAGTACTTCAAGGAAGCAGTACAGCTGGGGTCCCACC GGCAAAAACTGCCTCTGCTGGATGGGTCAGAGCCGCGCTGA